Proteins from one Malania oleifera isolate guangnan ecotype guangnan chromosome 4, ASM2987363v1, whole genome shotgun sequence genomic window:
- the LOC131153889 gene encoding secreted RxLR effector protein 161-like: MDKCSTSPIPIQKGDKFSLLQCPKNDVEWRQMKDVPYASVVGSLMFAQTCTRPDISFAVGMLERYQSNLGMIHWKAAKKILGYLQGTKDYKLMYRRSDHLEVVGYSDSDFVGCVDTRKSIFGYVYLLAAGTISWKCAKQPIIAASTMEPEFVACFEATV; this comes from the coding sequence ATGGACAAATGCTCAACTTCACCCATTCCAATTCAAAAAGGAGACAAGTTTAGTCTTTTGCAATGTCCTAAAAATGATGTGGAATGGAGGCAAATGAAGGATGTTCCTTATGCATCTGTTGTTGGGAGCTTGATGTTCGCTCAAACGTGCACAAGGCCTGACATTAGCTTTGCAGTTGGAATGCTCGAAAGATATCAAAGTAATCTAGGAATGATTCACTGGAAGGCTGCAAAGAAAATTCTAGGATACTTGCAAGGAACAAAAGATTACAAGCTTATGTATCGAAGGTCTGATCATCTTGAGGTGGTTGGATATTCAGATTCTGATTTTGTTGGATGTGTGGATACAAGAAAGTCCATATTTGGCTATGTATACTTGCTAGCCGCAggaacaatttcatggaaatgtGCAAAGCAGCCAATAATTGCTGCATCCACTATGGAACCTGAATTTGTAGCTTGCTTTGAGGCTACAGTTTAA